The genomic region GTGCTCGATCTCGACGGCTGCCGCCTGATCAACCCGACGCTGCCGCCCGACGATCTCGTCGTCGCGACACGCGACCGCCTGGTGCGCGAAGCGTTCCGCGAGCGCCTGACCCGTTTCCTCAGCCAGGCCACGGGCTCCTCGACACGGATCACGCGCGCGATCCTGATGGACACGCCGCTGTCGATCGACAAGGGCGAGGTCACCGACAAGGGCTCGATCAACCAGCGCGCGGTGCTGGAGCATCGCGGCGAGCTGATCGAGGAGCTCTACGCTGCCAATCCGTCGAACCGTGTGATATCGGTCGGCTAGAAAATTATCGCCAAAGGAGAACGCCATGTTGTTGAAGGATCAGGCAGCCATCGTCACCGGCGGCGCATCAGGACTTGGCGCGGCTACCGCAAGAAAGCTGGCCGCGCAGGGCGCCAAGGTCGCGGTGTGCGATCTCAATACGAAGCTTGCGGAATCCGTTGCCGCCGAGATCAAGGGCGTCGCCGTGACCTGCGACGTCTCGGATGCCGCCTCCGCTGAAGCTGCGATCGCGCAGGCGACCAAGGCCCATGGCCCGGCGCGCGTGCTGGTCAATTGCGCCGGCATCGGCGTTGCCAAGCGCGTGGTAGGCCGCGACGGCCCGATGGCGCTTTCCGATTTCGACAAGGTGATCAAGGTCAACCTGATCGGCACCTTCAACATGCTGCGTCTCGCCGCCACCGAAATGTCCAAGCTGGAGCCGCAGGCGACCGGCGAGCGCGGCGTCATCATCAACACCGCCTCCGTTGCCGCCTATGACGGCCAGATCGGCCAATCCGCCTATTCGGCCTCCAAGGGCGGCATCGTCGGCATGACGCTGCCGATCGCGCGCGAGCTCGCGCAGTTCGGCATCCGCGTGCTGACGATTGCCCCCGGCCTGTTCCTGACGCCGCTGCTGGCGAACCTGCCGCAGGAGGCCCAGGACTCGCTCGCCGCCGCCATTCCCTTCCCACGCCGGCTCGGCCAGGCCGACGAGTTCGCCGCGCTCGCGCTGCACATGGTCGAGAATGCGTATCTGAACGGCGAGGTGGTGCGCCTCGACGGCTCTCTGCGCATGGCGCCGAAGTAAGTTCGCTGAGTAAGGCAGCGCTCATGTTCGTGAACCGGCGCGAGGTCCAGATCCAGTGGGGCGATTGCGACCCCGCCAACATCGTTTATTACCCGCGCTATTTCGCGATGTTCGACGATTCGACCTCGACCCTGTTCGAGGTCGCCGGCTTCTCCAAGCAGGACCTGGTCCGCAAATACGGCCTGGTGGGCATCCCCATGGTCGACACGCGGGCCAAGTTCTACATCCCCTCGACCTATGGCGACTGGATCACCATCGAGACCAGAATCGAGAGCATCAAGCGCTCGAGCTTCGAGGTGAAGCACAACGTCTACAAGGGCGAGGCGCTCGCGATCGAGGGTTTCGAGACCCGCGTCCTGGTCGGCCGCGATCCTGACAACCCCGACAAGCTGAAATCGGCACCCTTCCCGGCGGAAATGGTCACCAAATTCACGGGGAGTTAAGTCCGGAGCTAAATCGCCGCATCACCAAAAGAGGGGGCTGAATTACCCCCCAATTTCTGCTTTCAAATAAACACGTCAAGGGAGGAACAGATGAAACGCTTTTATTTGACCGCTGCCATCACTGCGGCCGCGCTGGCCCTGCCGGTGCTGCCTGCGCTGGCCCAGACCAGCGAAGTCACCATCGGCATCACCACCACCACGACCGGCCCGGGTGCGGCACTCGGCATTCCCGAGCGCAACGCGCTGGAATTCGTGCCGAAGGAGATCGGCGGCGTGCCGCTGAAGGTGATCGTGCTCGACGACGGCGGCGATCCCACCACCGCCACCACCAACGCCCGCCGCTTCGTCACCGAATCCAAGGCCGACATCATCATGGGCTCGGCGCTGACGCCGCCGACCATTGCCGTCTCCAACGTCGCCAATGAAGCCGGTATCCCGCACTTTGGTCTGGCGCCCTTCCCGATCACGCCGGAGCGCATGAAGTGGTCGGTGGCGATGCCGCAGCCGATCCCGATCGTCGGCAAGGTGCTGTACGACCATATGAAGGCCAAGGGCGTGAAGACGCTCGGTTACATCGGTTATTCCGATTCCTACGGGGACCTCTGGTTCAACGACCTGAAGGCGCAGGCCGTGCCGATGGGCATGACCATCGTCGACGAGGAGCGCTTCGCCCGTCCCGACACCTCGGTGACCGGCCAGGTGCTGAAGCTCGTCGCGGCCAATCCCGACGCCATCCTGGTCGGCGCCTCCGGCACCGCGGCCGCGCTGCCGCAGACCGAGCTGCGCGAACGCGGCTACAAGGGCCTGATCTACCAGACCCACGGCGCGGCCAGCATGGACTTCATTCGCATCGCCGGCAAAGCGGCCGAGGGCGTGCTGATGGCCTCCGGTCCCGTCATGGATCCCGAGGACCAGCCGGATGAAGCCGCCACCAAGAAGCCGGGTCTCGCGCTCAACTCGGCCTATGAAGCCAAATATGGCCCGAACAGCCGCAGCCAGTTCGCCGGCCATTCCTATGATGCCTTCGAGATCCTCAAGCGCGTCATCCCGACCGCGCTGAAGACCGCAAAACCCGGCACGCCGGAATTCCGCGAAGCGATCCGTCAGGCCTTGCTGACGGAGAAAGAGCTCGCGGCGAGCCAGGGCGTCTACAACTTCACCGAAAAGGACCGCTACGGCCTCGACGAGCGCTCGCGCATCCTGCTCACGGTGAAGGACGGCAAGTACTCGCTGGTGAAGTAGGCGTCGCAAACATTCGAGACGACGAGAGCCGGCCCGATGGGCCGGCTCTTTTGTTTGGTCAATGGAGTGAGCTGCGCACCGGCGCAGGTGCGCCCCCTCTCCCGCTTGCGGGAGAGGGTTGGGGAGAGGGTGCCTCCGCGTTGGGACCGCCCGAGGCTCACGGAGAAAACCCCCTAGAGGAGAAAACCCTCACCCGGCGCTTCGCGCCGACCTCTCCCGCAAGCGGGAGAGGTTAAACCGAGCCTGCCGATGCACTGGGGCTACGCCGCCTGCCGCAGCGGCGTCCAGGCGAATTCCGGATAATAGTCGTCCATCATGCGGTCGACATAGGCGGTGAGGTTCGGAAATCCCTCTGTGCGCTCGCGCAAGGCGGATTCGAAGAACGGCGTCAGGATTCCGGCCAGCGCGCCGAAGGCCGTCGCGTCGGCGCCGCAGGGCCTGTTGCCCATCAGGTACGCTTTGTCGCCGAGCTGCACCGACAGCGCGAACAGCGAACGCACGGCGAGATCGACGTCGTCATCCGGCGCATGGCGGCCGAGGCCGGAGAGCAGATAGTTCTCGGCGACGCGGAACTGCGCATCCTCGCGCAGCTTCTCGCGATTGTGCTCCGGCGCGCCGTCGAAGAAATGCGCAGGACCCTTGGCGAAATTGACCGGATCGACCCAGCGCGCGCCGACCAGTGCCCAATAGACGTGATGCTCGATCATGCGCTCGAACGCCCAGGCCTGTGCGCGCTCAGCCAGGGACAGGCCGGCATCGAAATCGAAGCCGTAGCGGCGCTCGATATGGGCCCGGATGAAGGTGGAATCGGCCACCGCCTCGCCGCCGTCGTCGATGAAGGGCAGCTGCCCCTTGGGCGAGGCCGGCGGCATCGCCCGCTCCTTCCGGTAAGGCAGTCCCGCCATCTTGAGCTGCACCTCGGTCTTGGTGACGAAGGGGCTGATTTCCGGCAGGCCGAAGCCGGCGCCAAAGCCGTAAAGCGTGATCATGCAAGCTCTCCTGAACCTGTCGAACGAGTGGAAGGGAACCTAGCGGCCGGCTGCTGCCACCATGGTGGCAGCAGCCGTGATATCTTCTGCGAAGCGGGCCCCTCGCCAGGCGCGGCCCATCACGTGGCGGACCAGCGCATCCGCGGCATGGACCAGCGTGCGCGTCGTGGCGGTGGCGAGCGCAAGGCGGAGGTCGACAATTGTTGTGACATCAAGCGAGACGAGGCGGCTGAAGGCCCTAGCCTGCCATGCCTGGACCTGGAAAGGCTGGCTCCGCCACAACGGGCCGGCCTGGCCGAAATGGGTTGGAATGATCATGGACAAATCCTCTTCAGTCGATGTGTTGTCCCGGTATAGAACTCCCCTGCTGCCAACATCCTGTCAGCAGCCGCGCGCCGCCTTCTGAAAACACCACCTTAGAAAAAGCAGCGACAAGAGACCTGTCATGAGACGCGCCGACCGGCTGTTTCAAATCATCCAGGTGCTGAGGCGCACGCGTAAGCCGCTGACGGCGGACGCGATCGCGGCCGAGCTCGAGACTTCGAAGCGCACCATCTATCGCGACATCGCAACCCTGATCGGCCAGCGCGTGCCGATCCGCGGCGAAGCCGGCATGGGTTACATCCTGGAAAAGGGTTTCGACCTGCCGCCCTTGATGCTGACGCCCGACGAGATCGAGG from Bradyrhizobium sp. CB1015 harbors:
- a CDS encoding SDR family NAD(P)-dependent oxidoreductase, producing the protein MLLKDQAAIVTGGASGLGAATARKLAAQGAKVAVCDLNTKLAESVAAEIKGVAVTCDVSDAASAEAAIAQATKAHGPARVLVNCAGIGVAKRVVGRDGPMALSDFDKVIKVNLIGTFNMLRLAATEMSKLEPQATGERGVIINTASVAAYDGQIGQSAYSASKGGIVGMTLPIARELAQFGIRVLTIAPGLFLTPLLANLPQEAQDSLAAAIPFPRRLGQADEFAALALHMVENAYLNGEVVRLDGSLRMAPK
- a CDS encoding thioesterase family protein, which codes for MFVNRREVQIQWGDCDPANIVYYPRYFAMFDDSTSTLFEVAGFSKQDLVRKYGLVGIPMVDTRAKFYIPSTYGDWITIETRIESIKRSSFEVKHNVYKGEALAIEGFETRVLVGRDPDNPDKLKSAPFPAEMVTKFTGS
- a CDS encoding ABC transporter substrate-binding protein, which gives rise to MKRFYLTAAITAAALALPVLPALAQTSEVTIGITTTTTGPGAALGIPERNALEFVPKEIGGVPLKVIVLDDGGDPTTATTNARRFVTESKADIIMGSALTPPTIAVSNVANEAGIPHFGLAPFPITPERMKWSVAMPQPIPIVGKVLYDHMKAKGVKTLGYIGYSDSYGDLWFNDLKAQAVPMGMTIVDEERFARPDTSVTGQVLKLVAANPDAILVGASGTAAALPQTELRERGYKGLIYQTHGAASMDFIRIAGKAAEGVLMASGPVMDPEDQPDEAATKKPGLALNSAYEAKYGPNSRSQFAGHSYDAFEILKRVIPTALKTAKPGTPEFREAIRQALLTEKELAASQGVYNFTEKDRYGLDERSRILLTVKDGKYSLVK
- a CDS encoding glutathione S-transferase family protein; the protein is MITLYGFGAGFGLPEISPFVTKTEVQLKMAGLPYRKERAMPPASPKGQLPFIDDGGEAVADSTFIRAHIERRYGFDFDAGLSLAERAQAWAFERMIEHHVYWALVGARWVDPVNFAKGPAHFFDGAPEHNREKLREDAQFRVAENYLLSGLGRHAPDDDVDLAVRSLFALSVQLGDKAYLMGNRPCGADATAFGALAGILTPFFESALRERTEGFPNLTAYVDRMMDDYYPEFAWTPLRQAA